In Candidatus Moanabacter tarae, the genomic stretch GAGAGTCCTACTCGTCTACGAGTCTTTGATATTTCAAGTTTTCCGCCTGTAACGCGGTCTGTAAAAAAGGAGGAAATCCGCTCCTTGATGGCTACAGGGCGTTCCGCTATGCCCGATTCTTACGCACACCGCTATACCCTCCAGCAGTTATTAGATCTAGTCGCTTTCATCAAATCAAAAGGAAGTTCGTCCGATTCTTTAGTCACCCTTAGGGATATTCTTTGACCGATGGTTTTAAAAAGAGAGGATTACAACTAGTTGGTTGGATGATTCCATCATCCCTAGACGGTGCCTCATAGTTCTGCTCAAAGGTCTGGGTTTTAAGATTAGAGTTATCGTCTTCAATAAACTCAGGAACGGTATGAGTTCTTACGTTCCGGATTGTGCACCGGCGATGTCGAGTACAATGGAATATAACGAAGTGTCTCCAGCGATATAAAGAGTTTTGGCATCTGGCCCTCCAAAACAGCAATTGGCTACCCGTTGTTCGGGAATGAGGATTTTTCCGATTAATTCGCCTTCTGCCGTGTAGCACTGTATGCCATCTGCAGCACTTGTCCATAGGTTGCCTTCTACGTCACAACGGAAACCGTCTGAAGTCCCTGGTCGTACCTTTGCGAATTCTCGACCGTTTTCCACATATCGCCCATCCGAGGAGACATTGAATGCCATTAGGTTTTCGGATTTTCCTGTATCGGACACGTAGAGAATATCTTCTCCAGGAGAAAACGCTAGTCCGTTGGGTCGATCCATACTGTCGACCACAATTTCGAGAGTTCCAGTGACTTCATCAAACCGGTAAACATAACAACCGCTAATTTCTGACTTTCGCTGCCGACCTTCGCGATCGGAGAGAATTCCGTAGGGAGGATCTGTGAACCAAATTGTTCCATCTGATTTCACAACTACATCGTTCGGCGAATTTAGACGTTTCCCATTATAGCGATCAACAAGGACAGTGAGGGTCCCATCATGTTCAGTACGTAGGATGCAGTGAGGAAGATGTTGTGCGCTGATTAAGCGACCCTCAAGGTCAACAGTATTGCCGTTAGTGTAATTTGAAGGTTCTTTGAATACGGATGTTTCCCTGCTCGTTAGATTGAATTCTAGCATGCGATTATTCGGTATGTCCGACCATATCACAGCATTCCTTTGTGATAGGAAGACAGGGCCCTCCGCCCATTCGGTCCCCCGCCAATGGTGTATTAATTCTGGTTCCTCCGGCAGGAGTTGTCGAAAATCGGGATTGTAATACTCTATGCCCTCTCTAAGTTGATTGGCTGTTTTTGTCCTGTCGTGTTGTGGAAAGATCTTTGATTTTGCGATCATACACTATGCCTTTTTTAAGGAAATTTCACCACCGAAAGATTTTCGATATAGGTCAAGGGATTAACGGTTTATATGGCCGGGTGATCAGAATCTGAGCCAACGACCCGAAGGAGAGTCCCATTAGGTGGAATAGTAGATATTCCATGAATCCAGATTTCGTTGGCTGGAGATGATGGGTGGCGGCATTACCAAAAGGAATTAGCTCAGAATGTTGCTCAGCGGTTAATATCTGTTTATTCTTGGTTGTTGATTCTGTGGAGGCCAAGAATATTTCTTTGGTTCTCAATTCGTTCATGGCGTTCTTCGAGGTATAGTTTCTTAAGATCTTCATACGCATCACTGCGATTATCCTTTAGCGAAGCGAGGAACTTTTTGGTGAGTTCCTCAAATCTGGCAAAGCGGGCTTGCTCCTCGTACATATTGGCACGTTCTGCTGCACTGGTTCCAGCCAGGAATTTGAGTTCCCATCGATTAATAAAGTCCCGGTCGAAAGAACTGAGGTATTTTTCCTTAAGAACCCGTTCTCTAGCCTCCTCAGTATAGAGAATAAGCCCCTCAGCGAGCAGCCTTTGGGCTTCTCGCGATTCCCATGGGATCACAATGTATTCCTGCAATGTAATCAGTCCAATCTCTGTTACCCTTTGCTCCAACCCTTGGGTTTCTTCGCTACTCTCGTTTTCTCTATCTTGAAGATTTCCCAACACACTCCTATTGAGAATAGCTAGTTGCCGTTCCCGAAGAATGAGTGCCTGTGTCTCAGGAGTAAAAATGGCCAGGTCATCATTAGGTGTACTATTCTGATCTCTTAATTCGAACTCAGTTCCTTGTTGTTCATCGGTGTGAGATACATTGAAGTTTGCAAAAGCTTCTTGTGATTCTGCCAGAAGGCCACCAAATGTACAAAAGATTTGAGATAGGGTAATGATGCATGCAAGCGGAAATTTCATTACTTTACTGATCTCTTCGGACTCGAAAGATACGAACAGTGATTGAGAAGTCGACCTTTAGTCCTTGTTTTGAAATGGTTGTCTAAATGATGTATCACACTAATATTGGTATTAGAGATACGAAAAGGCCGCTCCATGCAGCTGAAGCCGAGGGATTTGGTTTCGTGTCTTAAATTCTTATAGTCCAATTTCAAAGGAGAGAGGATTTTAAATAGATAACGGTAACTTAGGGTCTGGTTCTGATGTTTCCTTGGAAAGTTGTTAACTCTAGAATTTGAGGTAGTTGAATAGCTTCTTGATTGCCAGGTGTAAAGTGAATCCCAGTTAAGACTTAATATTGAGTCCAGTATACTTTGGAAGTTCAATATTTCGTAGATAGACCGCTTGTTTCGTGCTCCGATCTTGAATATTGTTGAAACCAGATCTGCATTTCTTAGACACTGGATTCTTCAGTTTTTTTTCTTAAATTAATCCAAGTTTAAAAGGATCTATCATGCCGTTATTATTTGGCCGCACTTATACCAAACGTGAGCTTCTTGACAAGATTGGAGACATCTCTCAGGTCGCTCAGGCTCGGCGGGCGGAGCTTGTTGAAGGTAATGAGCGGGGAGCGGACCTCATCGAGATGTTCAACGCCTCGGGACTCTGTCTTTCACTTCTCCCAGGCAGGGCATTAGACGTTGCCTCAGCTCACTACAAAGGCATGTCTCTCTGTTTTCGCTCTAATACAGGTGACGTCGGTCCGGCCTTTTACGAGCCGCAGGGTTACGGGTGGATGCGTGGCTTTTTCGGAGGCATGGTCTTAACCTGTGGAATGACCTTTACCGGTCATCCCGAGATTGATCCCGAAGAGGAAAACGAGGAACTCCCACTGCATGGAAGACTTTCTTTCCTCCCGGCCAAGCAGGTAGTAGCAGACGGAAACTGGGAGGGGGACGATTATATTATTAGGGTAAGAGGAAAGATGCGAGAGGCTATTCCATTTGGAACCCACCTAGAGCTTACAAGAGAGATTTCAATGGCTTTGGGAGCAAAGAGTTTCCGTATACATGATCGGATTGAGAATTGTGATGTGAACCGGTCTCCACTAATGTATGTCTACCATTGTAATCCGGGATTCCCCTTACTCGATGAAGGGACGCGTTTGGCCATCGCATCCGAAAAGACAATCGAGTGGGTGGAGGAAAGAGAAGTTAAAGCTGATACCTATACAACCGCCACTGCTCCTATGGAGAAAATGCACGATGATGTTTATGTCCACCAGGTCAAAGCGGATTCAGAAGGCAATGCCAACGTAGGTCTAATCAACGACAAATTAGGTTTGGGGCTAAGATGGACATTTCCCAGAGACGAGATTCCGATCGTTACGCAGTGGCAACATTTTCATCGTGGGACCTACGTTACCGGTATAGAGCCTGGCAATGCCAGTATGCTCGGTCGTGCGAGCAATAGGAGGCATGGAACTTTGCAATATATCGAGCCGGAGGAGGTCAAGGAATTCCATTTGGAAATTGGAGTCCTTGATGGAGCCGAGGAAATAAGAAACTTCGAGCGCGAAATTTAATGCCGTCAGCAGCAGTATTGACTCCCTATTCCGTAGAATTAAAGTATCAGTTTTAACAAGGTCCAAGAATTCTTACCAGTACCTTGACCTGTACTGGATCAAAGTGCGAGTCTGATTCTCTCTCCCTAGAGAGACCTGTGTCCAAATTACCTAGGAGGTTTGAATTTATAATACTCTCAGTGATTGTGATCAAGGTTGGAGTTCTCGCATATTGAGTCTTGGTTCTCTTTATTTGGAATCACGCCTTTATATGACCATCTTCGGTATCTATTTTCAAAGGTTCCGGTCAGCGCGAGGTATCGTCTTGCTCCTGATCATCGGTCTGTCCAATATTAGCAGGAAATTCAGAACACAGAATCATATTTTTCATGAAGAAAAACATTCATCTTAATAATAAGACCCAAGGAAGAGTTGCAGGTAAAGTGGCTTTGATAACAGGTGCTGCTTCAGGAATTGGAGAGGGAACGGCTTTATTATTCGCTAGAGAGGGGGCGTCCGTGAGTTTGGTGGATGTGGATGTGGAAAATGGGAGGCGAGTCCTAGCCCAGATTCAAGATGAGGGAGGCCGGGCAATATTCGTGAAGGCAGATGTTGGCAAGAGTCCTCAAGTGAGAAGGATGATAGAACGTACTGAGAAAGAATTTGGGCGTATTGATTTTATTCACAATAACGCTATCTGGTATAAAAATGGTCCGGCGACAGAGCTAGAGGAAAAGGATTGGGATCGAACCCTCGATGTCGGTTTGAAGGCTATCTATTTAAGCGCGAAATTTGGTATTCCTGTAATGCGTAAGAATGGGGGGGGGGCGATTGTCAATACCGGATCAGTACACTCAATGGTTAGTTTTCATGAACACACTGCATATGACACGGCTAAGGCAGGAATCCTAGGTTTGACTAGAATTCTTTCCCTCGACTACGGACCTGATATTCGAGTCAATGCAGTACTGCCAGGAGCGATTCTCACTCCTCTCTGGAGGTCTATGTCTCCAAAGGAACTCCGGCAATCCAAGAAACAGTTTTCAGAAATGGTACCGGCTAAAAGATTAGGTACCGTCGAAGACGTGGCAAACGCAGTATTGTTTCTCGCTTCCGATGAGGCCGCATTTATTACCGGTACTTCTTTGGCTGTAGATGGAGGGCTTCTCGCTCGTACTATGTAAACGAGTTTAGGACTCTTAGAAGGTGGATTGATCCGCCCTTCACAGCGAATCGAAGCTCTTAAGATAAGCTAACGAGTATAGAGGGATGGTTAATTCCCTATCGTGCTATTCGATAGTACTGAATGCTAAAGTGCCAGGGTTCAACTCTGAGCTTCGATTGCCTCTATGAAATCTCCCATATTCAGAGGCTCTAGGCTGATATCGGGGTCTGGGTACGGGATAGCAGAGAGCAGAACCTTGGTGTATGGGTGCTTCGGGTTGGCAAAGAGTTCCTCAGTCTTTTCTACTTCGACTAGTTTCCCCAGATACATTACTGCTACTCGGTCGCAGATGTGTCTGACCACGCTGAGGTCGTGAGCGACGAAAACATAGGTAAGGTTGAATTCATTCTGCAGGTCCTCGAGTAGATTGATGACTTGTGCCTGAACCGAGACATCCAAGGCTGATACTGCCTCATCGGCAACTATGAGGGCTGGGTTCATGATCAGTGCCCTAGCAATTCCAATACGCTGGCGCTGACCTCCGCTGAAAGCATGAGGATATCGCTGCCGGTGTTCCGGAATAAGACCGACTTTTCTCAGAATATCAACTACTCTTTCCTCACGTTCCTTAGGTGTCCCGATCTTATGGATGATAAGGGGCTCCGCGATTATACTCCCAACAGTCATGCGAGGATTTAGAGAAGAAAAGGGGTCCTGGAAAATCATCTGCATCTCTTGCCGGATGGGCTTTAGTTCCCCTTCCTTTAAAGTAGCCATGTTAATAGTTCGGCCCTTATTTCGGAAATAGACATCCCCAGCAGTTGGCTCGAGGGCGCGTAAAATGCAACGTGCGCATGTGGTTTTCCCGGATCCACTTTCACCTACAATACCCAGTGTTTCTCCTGGATTTACAGTAAAGCTAATATCGTCTACGGCTTTCACGACGTCAATCTGGCGTCGGATAAATCCTTTACTGAAGACGGGAAAGTGCTTCTTAAGGTTCTTAACCTCAAGTATAGGTTGCACCTTTTCAGGTTCGCTCATTTCAATTGAGGGGTCAATTCGTCAGGATTAATTGAGATTTCTCGCCCATCAGGAAGGGTTAATAATTCCCAAGGTGTGTCAATATCCGTGTCTCCAATTACCGAATCAAGGGTAGGTAGGCGCTTCTGGCGTTCTGACATGCTAGGGATAGCTGCTAGCAATCCTCGAGTATAAGGGTGGATCGGATCCTTAAGGATCTGACGAACGGTTCCTTTCTCAACCACACGTCCTTTATACATGACGGCCACGTCATCCGCAGTTTGTGCGACAACACCCATGTCGTGGGTTATATAGATTATGGAAGTCTTGGTTTCTTCTTTAAGGTTTTTTAGAAGATCAAGAAATTGTGCCTGAATAGTCACATCGAGTGCGGTTGTGGGTTCATCTGCGATCAACACTTCCGGCCGGCAAACTAAGGCCATGGCAATCACAACGCGCTGTCTCATTCCACCGCTGAATTCGTGAGGATACTGTCTCAATCTTTGCTCGGCGTTTGGTATACCGACTTTTTTCAACATTGCTATAGCAATTTCTTCCGATTCTTTTTTGTTAACGTCTTGGTGAAGGAGAATCGCTTCGCAAATTTGAT encodes the following:
- the bacC_3 gene encoding Dihydroanticapsin 7-dehydrogenase, with the translated sequence MKKNIHLNNKTQGRVAGKVALITGAASGIGEGTALLFAREGASVSLVDVDVENGRRVLAQIQDEGGRAIFVKADVGKSPQVRRMIERTEKEFGRIDFIHNNAIWYKNGPATELEEKDWDRTLDVGLKAIYLSAKFGIPVMRKNGGGAIVNTGSVHSMVSFHEHTAYDTAKAGILGLTRILSLDYGPDIRVNAVLPGAILTPLWRSMSPKELRQSKKQFSEMVPAKRLGTVEDVANAVLFLASDEAAFITGTSLAVDGGLLARTM
- the gnl_1 gene encoding Gluconolactonase gives rise to the protein MIAKSKIFPQHDRTKTANQLREGIEYYNPDFRQLLPEEPELIHHWRGTEWAEGPVFLSQRNAVIWSDIPNNRMLEFNLTSRETSVFKEPSNYTNGNTVDLEGRLISAQHLPHCILRTEHDGTLTVLVDRYNGKRLNSPNDVVVKSDGTIWFTDPPYGILSDREGRQRKSEISGCYVYRFDEVTGTLEIVVDSMDRPNGLAFSPGEDILYVSDTGKSENLMAFNVSSDGRYVENGREFAKVRPGTSDGFRCDVEGNLWTSAADGIQCYTAEGELIGKILIPEQRVANCCFGGPDAKTLYIAGDTSLYSIVLDIAGAQSGT
- the oppF_1 gene encoding Oligopeptide transport ATP-binding protein OppF; the encoded protein is MSEPEKVQPILEVKNLKKHFPVFSKGFIRRQIDVVKAVDDISFTVNPGETLGIVGESGSGKTTCARCILRALEPTAGDVYFRNKGRTINMATLKEGELKPIRQEMQMIFQDPFSSLNPRMTVGSIIAEPLIIHKIGTPKEREERVVDILRKVGLIPEHRQRYPHAFSGGQRQRIGIARALIMNPALIVADEAVSALDVSVQAQVINLLEDLQNEFNLTYVFVAHDLSVVRHICDRVAVMYLGKLVEVEKTEELFANPKHPYTKVLLSAIPYPDPDISLEPLNMGDFIEAIEAQS
- the oppD_1 gene encoding Oligopeptide transport ATP-binding protein OppD, encoding MPNDDIHLRIENLHVQFHMEEGIVHAVNGVNLVLNRGRTLAIVGESGSGKSVTAFSILRLIQKPGEIADGKITLYPRKRKPIDITSLNEKSETLYELRGGLVSMIFQEPMTALSPVHTIGNQICEAILLHQDVNKKESEEIAIAMLKKVGIPNAEQRLRQYPHEFSGGMRQRVVIAMALVCRPEVLIADEPTTALDVTIQAQFLDLLKNLKEETKTSIIYITHDMGVVAQTADDVAVMYKGRVVEKGTVRQILKDPIHPYTRGLLAAIPSMSERQKRLPTLDSVIGDTDIDTPWELLTLPDGREISINPDELTPQLK